Proteins co-encoded in one Vicugna pacos unplaced genomic scaffold, VicPac4 scaffold_77, whole genome shotgun sequence genomic window:
- the LOC140694647 gene encoding trafficking protein particle complex subunit 9-like, giving the protein MTLHCRGRKPGPKAGACNISIPDYVQCAEDYETLPVVVQPVGIISEENFFCIYKRISSVSQISPCGSQWALCIHYRHHYAPENGWSDFQTHCKVVGLVTITDCLSAKGFEKLHMQRS; this is encoded by the exons atgaccctacactgcaggggcaggaagcctggaccaaaagctgg ggcctgcaacatcagcatccctgactacgtgcagtgtgctgaggactatgagactcttcccgtggtggtccaacccgtggggatcatctcagaggagaatttcttttgcatctataagcgaatctcctcggtgagccagatcagcccgtgcggctcccagtgggcactctgtatccactacaggcaccactatgcacccgagaatgggtggagcgacttccagacccactgcaaggtcgtgggccttgtcaccattaccgactgcctctcggccaagggctttgagaagctccacatgcagaggagctga